The genomic segment GAGGAAAGGAAACTTACGACAAAGCTCTTGCCGATCCAGAAAGCCTTGTAGATGTAGTTGAAGTCGGTGAAGCAAATGTCTTTCCAACTCTATTGGGTGTTAGTTTCAATGCTTACGAGCGAGCGACTGGACAAGAAATGCCTCCCACGCCTAGAGAGCTCCCAGAGTTACAGGGGGAGCATCGCGAAGAGCATGAAATGCTAGCACACTTCCCGAAGCTTACCGCCAAGTATTGGAATTGGTGGCTAGAAAAGTTCGGGGTAGATCAAAGTTAAAATGGCAAGCAATGGGCCGCCCAACAAGTCGCTGCAGCGGACAGCGGCTACGCCGCTGAACGGGAAGCTGTCGTGTGCCTGCAATCAAATCTACTTTTCAGGTTTCTCGCGCCGGCCCCGCCGCTGCCGCTGAGCTCCGGCGTTGGGCGGTCTCCGGCGAAATTTCGTGAGGGGCGAGCACTTTTCAAAGGTAAGTGAAGCGGCGAACCGCAAACAACTCTTCCGCCAAAAGCCTGCCCTGAGCGAA from the Chloroflexota bacterium genome contains:
- a CDS encoding DUF4240 domain-containing protein: MDTTAFWELIDKTREATGGDPQKQSDLLIDELALLSQNDILMFHNICNDVMDKAYIADLWDAAYVIGCGCSDDGFMSFREWLIGRGKETYDKALADPESLVDVVEVGEANVFPTLLGVSFNAYERATGQEMPPTPRELPELQGEHREEHEMLAHFPKLTAKYWNWWLEKFGVDQS